In Erigeron canadensis isolate Cc75 chromosome 6, C_canadensis_v1, whole genome shotgun sequence, the following are encoded in one genomic region:
- the LOC122605617 gene encoding protein LOW PHOTOSYNTHETIC EFFICIENCY 1, chloroplastic-like, which yields MQTLSICPSKTDCLLNLESSHHFVRRKCRNPCSLRGFRSGFVCKCNKVNLFVFWKPNKHLIGSCVVPLALAFEEQVIVSKTDSNSITGTDKKSDDEVPDDIELDRVKTDSNLPLVSVKSTNGEHKAKKVDTRALASRLRAAKTANDVEMVIGDLGELPYQVYSTVIRAFGKEKRVSSAIALVEWLKLKKPGPNLFVFNSLLGAMKQAEEFDHVEKIFNDMVMAGITPNVVTYNTLMGIYLAQELEMKAIKLFYEIETKGLCPSPASYSTALLAYRRMEDGFGALDFYVDFRNKYQNGEIGKNDNIEDWDTEVKKLEDFVVRICYQVMRRWLVNSEDSSQKVLRLLTCMDQAGLQTGRSEHERLIWACTHEDHYMVAKELYNRIRENDSEISLSVCNHVIWLLGKAKKWWAALEIYEDLLDKGPKPNNMSYELIVSHFNFLLTAARKKGIWKWGIRLLNKMQEKGLKPGSKEWNSVLIACSKASEPSAAIQIFTRMIENGEKPTIISYGALLSALEKGKLYDEALRVWKHMIKMGVEPNSYAYTIMASVYAAQGKFNIVESIIREMPVSGVELNVVTFNAIISACARNNMNGSAYEWFQQMEVEKIEPNEVSYEILIEALGNDGKPKLAYDMYLKAQAKGLSLSTKAYDAVVEAALGAGAIIDLSLLGTRPPQLDSKEKFRD from the coding sequence atGCAAACTTTAAGTATATGCCCATCAAAAACTGATTGTTTGTTGAATCTTGAATCTAGCCATCACTTTGTGAGAAGAAAATGTAGAAATCCATGTTCTTTAAGGGGTTTTAGAAGTGGGTTTGTTTGCAAATGCAATAAAGTTAATCTTTTTGTGTTTTGGAAGCCAAATAAGCATTTAATTGGTTCATGTGTTGTCCCTTTAGCACTAGCATTTGAAGAACAAGTAATTGTTAGTAAAACCGATTCAAATTCGATAACTGGGACTGATAAAAAGAGTGATGATGAAGTTCCTGATGATATTGAACTCGATAGAGTAAAAACAGATAGTAATTTGCCACTAGTATCTGTCAAAAGTACTAATGGTGAACATAAGGCTAAAAAGGTCGATACTCGTGCTCTGGCATCGAGATTACGAGCTGCAAAAACTGCGAATGATGTAGAAATGGTGATTGGTGACTTAGGTGAACTTCCTTATCAAGTTTACTCGACGGTCATACGAGCATTTGGTAAAGAAAAACGAGTTAGTTCAGCCATTGCTCTTGTGGAATGGCTGAAGTTAAAGAAGCCCGGCCCAAATCTGTTTGTATTTAATAGTCTTTTGGGTGCTATGAAACAAGCAGAAGAATTTGATCATGTAGAAAAGATCTTTAATGATATGGTGATGGCGGGTATAACTCCTAATGTTGTAACTTACAATACATTAATGGGGATTTACTTAGCTCAAGAGCTCGAAATGAAAGCTATCAAGCTTTTTTATGAGATAGAAACAAAGGGTTTGTGTCCATCTCCGGCGTCTTATTCTACAGCATTGTTGGCTTATAGAAGAATGGAAGACGGGTTTGGGGCACttgatttttatgttgattttagGAACAAGTATCAAAATGGTGAGATTGGGAAGAACGATAACATTGAAGATTGGGACACTGAGGTTAAGAAGTTAGAGGACTTTGTGGTTCGAATTTGTTACCAAGTTATGAGAAGATGGCTGGTTAACAGTGAGGATTCAAGTCAAAAAGTGCTCAGACTGTTGACTTGTATGGACCAGGCTGGTCTTCAAACAGGCCGGTCTGAGCATGAACGGCTCATATGGGCTTGTACTCATGAGGATCATTATATGGTGGCAAAAGAGTTGTATAACAGGATACGAGAAAATGATTCAGAAATTAGCTTATCGGTTTGCAACCATGTGATTTGGTTACTTGGTAAAGCTAAAAAATGGTGGGCGGCTCTTGAAATATACGAAGATTTGTTAGATAAAGGACCAAAACCGAACAACATGTCATATGAACTGATAGTTTCTCATTTCAACTTCTTGCTAACTGCTGCAAGAAAGAAAGGGATATGGAAATGGGGGATTAGATTACTGAACAAAATGCAAGAAAAGGGATTAAAACCAGGCAGTAAAGAGTGGAATTCGGTTCTCATTGCTTGTTCTAAAGCTTCCGAGCCATCAGCTGCTATACAAATCTTTACCAGAATGATTGAAAATGGTGAAAAACCGACGATTATATCATACGGTGCACTTCTTAGTGCTCTTGAAAAGGGAAAGTTGTATGATGAAGCATTAAGGGTCTGGAAACATATGATCAAAATGGGGGTGGAGCCAAATTCTTATGCATACACAATCATGGCTTCTGTTTATGCAGCCCAAGGGAAGTTTAATATAGTTGAGTCAATCATCCGTGAAATGCCAGTTTCAGGGGTTGAGTTAAACGTGGTCACTTTCAACGCGATTATTAGCGCGTGTGCTAGAAATAACATGAATGGTTCAGCTTACGAATGGTTTCAACAAATGGAGGTTGAGAAAATCGAGCCTAATGAGGTttcatatgaaatcttgattGAGGCACTTGGAAATGATGGTAAACCCAAGTTGGCATATGATATGTATTTGAAGGCTCAGGCAAAGGGACTGAGCTTGTCTACGAAAGCCTACGATGCTGTAGTCGAGGCAGCACTTGGCGCTGGTGCGATTATTGACTTGAGCTTGCTAGGGACCCGCCCACCGCAGCTGGATAGTAAAGAAAAGTTCAGAGATTAA
- the LOC122606169 gene encoding BAG family molecular chaperone regulator 2-like: MKGIPKVMKLRSKKLHRSLSKLRCGSSTDGDNKESCGAAAVVEEIKWELRPGGMLVQRRDPLELQDTTNHKKEGYIMVRVATGSHLHDISIQATSTFGEMKMVLSMVTGMEPKEQRILFKGKEREDVEHLHMVGVGDKDKVVVLEDPAIKERKLLLLASTPDASNYAISVK, translated from the exons ATGAAAGGGATACCAAAGGTGATGAAGTTGAGATCAAAAAAACTCCACAGGAGTCTTTCCAAGTTACGTTGTGGCAGCAGTACTGATGGTGACAACAAGGAGTCGTGTGGTGCGGCAGCTGTCGTTGAAGAGATCAAATGGGAGTTAAGGCCTGGTGGGATGCTTGTCCAAAGGAGAGACCCCCTTGAACTCCAAGATACTACTAATCATAAAAAGGAAGGATATATTATGGTTAGAGTCGCTACCGGTTCGCATTTGCATGACATTTCGATCCAAGCAACTTCAACTTTtg GAGAAATGAAGATGGTTTTGTCAATGGTGACTGGCATGGAGCCAAAGGAGCAAAGGATATTGTTCAAAGGGAAGGAAAGAGAGGATGTTGAACACCTACACATGGTTGGAGTTGGAGACAAAGACAAGGTTGTTGTGTTGGAAGATCCAGCCATCAAAGAAAGGAAACTCCTCCTCCTTGCTAGTACACCAGATGCTTCAAATTATGCAATTAGTGTCAAATAA